A window of the Natronomonas salina genome harbors these coding sequences:
- a CDS encoding DUF7282 domain-containing protein, giving the protein MTRNNNKLRAAFFAALMVLWVFSGAVAFGGSAVAQGNLDDASDQADDTWETQSGKWQGQSLYFEPADDPTTTTYTIREYDSQSSEPVGQAVRRVAFSQTDDTNEYYAHIDTSDFEGEYVITKDGRSNEDVVETGADGAESGLNTDDTNEAIEFLVQDLDASWSPDAVSQEGTSELELSTGRSAEHNLEISSDNLSVGQLQNLFNNADYEETDDGIIVPTTSDDLTANVGQADIEPGDYVFNVDVTDTSASDTATLTVDEDIDADADFTQPVFEEARGDNATISLESQELETFNVTVGNSDDVSYEANLVVSPNEDGEVVINMNTYEAGGWNDAALEEVFTAEEGTIETDHRATERVDGTENPLEMGLYDIVASNPADNEEYDVAALDIQERSTDGLTVHTAPDYSELSSAAEIREGQEDGSVTESSDIAMQDALLVEVEASGIYGLFGAQMDNPEQFLATENGLDLTIEQTNPGTNQAPTTVNLEDSTTRVIQDADNDTFYVAIDTAGLQPDGDISEGDEFNASFDVTSEYEYIESSDDVESVNDDFGLVERSAEFDTEGDEVVVSASENAEISGETSVAPGTEFNIRARATGENPFLKTATATVGEDGTFSGEFDFSDVESEQEFQVTIPNENFDSETPGRVGEAAQASVSLSDVEAEGDEVSSVTVDSVDVPQGGFVAIHDSSLEDGAAFDSYLGSSEYLSEGENSDVEVQLDEPITEETDLFAVVYQDTNDNQEFDFVDSEGDDDSEYTDEDGEAISDSASVTFSDDTNNGTETPTGTEEAPGGDDTETATDDSGSDDGGEDQAGFGAVIALIALLGAALLAARRNDF; this is encoded by the coding sequence ATGACACGAAACAATAACAAGCTGCGTGCGGCCTTCTTTGCCGCGCTGATGGTTCTCTGGGTCTTCTCAGGTGCCGTCGCGTTCGGTGGAAGTGCTGTTGCGCAAGGCAACTTGGACGACGCGAGTGACCAGGCCGATGATACCTGGGAAACTCAGTCCGGGAAGTGGCAGGGTCAGTCCCTGTACTTCGAACCGGCAGATGACCCGACAACGACTACTTACACCATCCGAGAATACGACTCTCAATCCTCGGAGCCCGTTGGACAGGCCGTCCGAAGGGTGGCCTTCAGTCAAACGGACGACACGAATGAGTACTATGCTCACATCGATACGAGTGATTTCGAGGGTGAGTATGTGATCACCAAGGATGGACGAAGTAACGAAGATGTTGTCGAAACTGGGGCCGACGGTGCTGAATCCGGCCTTAACACGGACGATACCAACGAGGCTATTGAGTTCCTCGTTCAGGATCTTGATGCATCCTGGTCGCCGGATGCTGTCTCCCAGGAGGGGACTTCCGAGCTTGAACTCAGCACTGGCCGTTCCGCTGAGCACAATCTCGAGATCTCCTCTGACAACCTGAGCGTCGGTCAGCTCCAGAATCTCTTCAACAACGCGGACTACGAGGAAACGGACGATGGCATCATCGTCCCGACCACCTCTGATGACCTGACGGCTAACGTCGGTCAGGCTGACATTGAACCTGGTGACTACGTCTTCAACGTTGATGTCACAGACACCTCCGCGAGCGACACCGCTACCCTCACCGTAGATGAGGATATCGACGCGGACGCTGACTTCACCCAGCCTGTCTTCGAAGAGGCTCGAGGTGACAACGCTACGATTTCCCTGGAATCCCAGGAACTCGAAACGTTCAATGTGACGGTTGGTAACTCGGACGACGTCTCGTACGAGGCCAATCTCGTCGTCTCTCCGAACGAGGACGGCGAGGTCGTCATTAACATGAACACCTACGAGGCCGGCGGCTGGAATGATGCCGCTCTGGAAGAGGTCTTCACTGCTGAAGAAGGTACGATTGAGACCGATCACCGAGCTACGGAACGTGTGGACGGTACGGAGAACCCCCTCGAGATGGGTCTCTACGATATCGTCGCCAGCAACCCTGCTGACAACGAAGAATACGACGTTGCTGCGCTGGACATTCAGGAGCGTTCGACCGACGGTCTGACGGTCCACACTGCACCTGATTACAGCGAACTTAGCTCGGCAGCTGAGATCCGAGAGGGTCAGGAAGACGGTAGTGTCACTGAATCCAGTGACATCGCGATGCAGGATGCGCTCCTCGTGGAGGTCGAAGCATCCGGTATCTACGGTCTGTTCGGTGCGCAGATGGATAATCCCGAGCAGTTCCTTGCTACCGAGAACGGACTCGACCTGACCATCGAGCAGACTAACCCTGGTACGAACCAGGCTCCCACTACTGTCAATCTCGAGGACTCGACGACGCGCGTCATTCAGGACGCGGACAACGACACGTTCTACGTGGCCATCGATACGGCTGGCCTGCAGCCGGACGGTGACATCAGTGAAGGTGACGAGTTCAACGCCTCCTTCGATGTCACGAGTGAATACGAGTACATCGAGAGCTCGGATGACGTTGAGTCGGTCAACGATGACTTCGGTCTCGTCGAGCGAAGCGCTGAGTTCGACACCGAGGGCGACGAGGTAGTCGTCTCGGCGTCCGAGAACGCAGAGATCTCCGGTGAGACGTCCGTCGCACCCGGTACGGAATTCAACATCCGTGCCCGAGCGACTGGTGAGAACCCGTTCCTCAAGACCGCTACCGCAACGGTCGGTGAAGACGGCACCTTCTCCGGTGAGTTCGACTTCTCGGACGTTGAGTCTGAGCAGGAGTTCCAGGTGACGATCCCCAACGAGAACTTCGACTCTGAGACGCCCGGTCGCGTCGGTGAAGCGGCACAGGCCTCCGTCTCCCTCAGCGACGTTGAAGCAGAGGGCGACGAGGTCAGCTCGGTCACTGTTGACAGCGTCGACGTCCCGCAGGGCGGCTTCGTGGCTATCCACGACTCCTCGCTCGAGGACGGCGCCGCCTTCGACAGCTACCTGGGCTCCAGCGAGTACCTCAGTGAGGGTGAGAACTCTGACGTCGAGGTTCAGCTGGACGAGCCGATCACGGAAGAGACGGACCTCTTCGCTGTGGTCTACCAGGACACCAACGACAACCAGGAGTTCGACTTCGTCGACTCCGAGGGTGACGACGACTCCGAGTACACGGACGAGGACGGGGAAGCTATCTCCGACTCCGCCTCCGTGACGTTCTCGGACGACACCAACAACGGCACGGAGACTCCGACCGGTACGGAGGAGGCTCCGGGCGGTGACGACACCGAGACCGCTACCGACGACAGTGGTAGCGACGACGGCGGAGAGGACCAGGCTGGCTTCGGCGCGGTCATCGCGCTGATCGCCCTCCTCGGTGCGGCGCTCCTCGCTGCCCGACGCAACGACTTCTAA
- a CDS encoding type II toxin-antitoxin system VapC family toxin: METRGSESGRLYTSDYVHDEAVTLVRNRMGTFEDAETVSNRIIGVESVAPIKLLFVDERYLDRSHDVFERYSDHDLSFTDATTIALVQAHDIDAVLSFDDDFDGIVDRLHPEALA; the protein is encoded by the coding sequence ATGGAGACACGCGGCAGCGAGTCCGGCAGGCTATACACAAGTGATTACGTTCACGACGAGGCCGTCACACTGGTGCGAAATCGAATGGGAACCTTTGAGGATGCGGAAACAGTCAGCAACCGAATCATCGGTGTCGAGAGTGTCGCGCCAATCAAGCTACTCTTCGTCGATGAACGGTATCTCGATCGAAGTCACGACGTCTTCGAACGATACTCCGATCACGACCTCAGCTTCACCGACGCGACGACGATCGCCCTCGTCCAGGCCCACGATATCGATGCCGTGCTCAGCTTCGACGACGACTTCGACGGGATCGTCGACCGACTCCACCCGGAAGCCCTCGCCTGA
- a CDS encoding VOC family protein, protein MQATLDHTMMRVHDLAESMEWYTEYLDYEEKGRWEADTFTNVFLGPEDVHEEGALLELTYNHDDREYTMGDAWGHIAVRVEDVYDAYEELMDAGVEDYRDPDSCGGSYAFVKDPDGHEVEIVERDHGAKWSLDHTMIRVEDADEALGFWTRKFEYEHTGRWESDSFANYFMKPEGAAEEAMSMELTYNYDGRTYELGDAWGHVAVRCTDLQETWEQLLERGAEDYRDPESCDNRYAFTKDQDSHEIEIVTR, encoded by the coding sequence ATGCAAGCGACGCTCGACCACACGATGATGCGCGTCCACGACCTCGCCGAGTCGATGGAGTGGTACACGGAGTACCTCGACTACGAGGAGAAGGGCCGCTGGGAGGCCGACACGTTCACGAACGTCTTCCTCGGCCCCGAGGACGTCCACGAGGAGGGCGCACTGCTCGAACTCACGTACAACCACGACGACCGCGAGTACACGATGGGCGACGCGTGGGGCCACATCGCCGTCCGCGTCGAGGATGTCTACGACGCCTACGAGGAACTGATGGACGCGGGCGTCGAGGACTACCGCGACCCCGACTCCTGTGGTGGATCGTACGCGTTCGTGAAGGACCCGGACGGCCACGAGGTCGAGATCGTCGAGAGGGACCACGGCGCGAAGTGGTCGCTCGACCACACGATGATCCGCGTCGAGGACGCCGACGAAGCGTTGGGCTTCTGGACCCGGAAGTTCGAGTACGAGCACACCGGCCGCTGGGAGTCGGATTCGTTCGCGAACTACTTCATGAAGCCCGAGGGGGCAGCTGAGGAGGCGATGTCGATGGAGTTGACCTACAACTACGACGGCCGCACCTACGAACTGGGGGATGCGTGGGGGCACGTCGCGGTGCGATGTACCGACCTGCAGGAGACCTGGGAGCAATTGCTGGAGCGCGGGGCGGAGGACTACCGCGACCCAGAGTCCTGTGACAACCGCTACGCGTTCACGAAGGACCAGGACAGCCACGAGATCGAGATTGTGACGCGATAG
- a CDS encoding TIGR04206 family protein: MTSPRRRLLAVLLVGLLPWTVVVLQDGASLVFSFGLVNTGPFNVVHLYDYLFVYTAGLPRRLEAWPLGVVLHAGALACAVGSIWGYEDPRLTAGLLFLAGIAHAQVAYGLYQVYGSAGPLVIPLGALATWVVVWWYYWPLVKEQGLVARAG, encoded by the coding sequence GTGACCTCGCCACGCCGTCGCCTGCTGGCCGTCCTCCTCGTGGGACTCTTGCCGTGGACCGTCGTCGTGCTGCAGGACGGCGCCAGTCTCGTCTTCTCGTTCGGCCTCGTGAATACGGGTCCGTTCAACGTCGTCCACCTCTACGACTACCTGTTCGTCTACACTGCAGGGCTTCCGCGCCGTCTTGAGGCCTGGCCGCTTGGGGTAGTACTCCACGCGGGCGCGCTCGCGTGCGCGGTGGGAAGTATATGGGGCTACGAGGACCCGCGGCTCACAGCCGGGTTGCTCTTCCTCGCTGGCATCGCGCACGCGCAGGTGGCCTACGGGCTGTATCAGGTCTACGGGAGCGCGGGCCCACTCGTGATTCCACTGGGTGCGCTAGCGACGTGGGTCGTCGTCTGGTGGTACTACTGGCCCCTCGTGAAGGAGCAGGGGCTGGTCGCTCGGGCAGGGTGA
- a CDS encoding OBG GTPase family GTP-binding protein produces the protein MGLKEDIEAIEEEIAETPYNKSTEQHIGRLKAKLSEKKEELERRQSSGGGSGGYAVEKHGDATVALVGFPSVGKSTLLNALTNAESETGSYEFTTLDVNPGMLEYRGANIQLLDVPGLIEGAAENRGGGQAVLSVVRTADLVLFVLSAFEIDQYQRLYDELYKNKVRLDEEPVQVNIRKKHKGGINLTTSDRVSLDDETIMGVLREYDFVNADVTIREDLTIDQLVDSLQDNREYLPSAVCVNKVDLIEPDYMETVKENLRDHDIDPEETVFISAEEEKGLESLKETIWERLGLIRIYMDKPGRGVDREEPLVLTEEDNTVEDALQKLGGSFDDRFRFARVTGPSAKHDEQQVGRDHELQDEDVLRIVARK, from the coding sequence ATGGGGCTCAAAGAGGACATCGAGGCGATCGAAGAGGAGATCGCCGAGACGCCCTACAACAAGTCGACCGAACAGCACATCGGTCGGTTGAAGGCCAAGCTCTCGGAGAAGAAGGAGGAACTGGAGCGCCGGCAGTCCTCTGGCGGTGGGAGCGGTGGCTACGCCGTCGAGAAGCACGGCGACGCGACGGTCGCGCTCGTCGGGTTCCCCTCGGTCGGCAAGTCGACGCTCCTCAACGCCCTGACGAACGCCGAGAGCGAGACGGGCTCCTACGAGTTCACGACCCTCGACGTCAACCCCGGAATGCTGGAGTATCGCGGCGCGAACATCCAGCTGCTGGACGTCCCCGGGCTCATCGAGGGCGCCGCCGAGAACCGCGGCGGCGGGCAGGCTGTCCTCTCTGTCGTCCGAACTGCGGACCTCGTGTTGTTCGTGTTGTCGGCCTTCGAGATCGACCAGTACCAGCGGCTCTACGACGAACTCTACAAGAACAAGGTCCGGCTGGACGAGGAGCCCGTCCAGGTGAACATCCGCAAGAAGCACAAGGGCGGCATCAACCTCACGACTTCCGACCGGGTGAGCCTTGACGACGAGACGATCATGGGCGTCCTCCGGGAGTACGACTTCGTCAACGCCGACGTCACCATCCGCGAGGACCTCACTATCGACCAGCTGGTCGACTCCCTGCAGGACAACCGTGAGTACCTCCCCTCCGCGGTCTGTGTCAACAAGGTCGACCTCATCGAACCCGACTACATGGAGACGGTCAAGGAGAACCTCCGTGACCACGATATCGACCCAGAGGAGACCGTCTTCATCAGCGCCGAGGAGGAGAAGGGTCTCGAGTCGCTGAAGGAGACTATCTGGGAGCGACTGGGCCTGATCCGCATCTACATGGACAAGCCGGGCCGCGGCGTCGACCGCGAGGAGCCGCTCGTCCTCACCGAGGAGGACAACACCGTCGAGGACGCCCTCCAGAAGCTCGGCGGGAGCTTCGACGACCGGTTCCGGTTCGCTCGCGTGACCGGCCCCTCCGCGAAACACGACGAACAGCAGGTCGGCCGCGACCACGAACTGCAGGACGAGGACGTCCTCCGCATCGTCGCCCGGAAGTGA
- a CDS encoding RNA-guided endonuclease TnpB family protein: protein MQHNVLTTVRVKLHSLTNRKADLLDREYQAFQSEVHGGDADLYSATAQQASKVQRQKDPNPDTEQPVVLRNDVFDVAYDEDTVLSSWWVKVPVYDPERGQGNSIWCPAHVPHKDEQLVREGDIRDSELVRRNGDWYVHLVVKRSVTVQDEYDDVLAIDMGARWIATCSFLSDRKTTFYGEEVRCIREHYKQLRKSIGKAKPRQGTQVVERIGDAEARKIGDRLHKIARQIVEDAEERNAVIVVGDLGGIRKDNDKGRYVNDKTHKMPFARLLNYIEYKAHGAGINVQLVEEYDTSNTCNRCACDGVRETQGRFECPVCGLDDSADKNGALNIGKRALGKFSKPLSKVGAVLAQPETQVIVQRDDEPANLSVSVGSTPSGGTPRL, encoded by the coding sequence GTGCAACACAACGTCCTAACCACGGTGCGGGTTAAACTCCACTCGCTGACCAACAGGAAAGCCGACCTCCTTGACCGTGAGTATCAGGCATTCCAGAGCGAGGTTCACGGCGGAGACGCCGACCTCTACTCTGCGACTGCCCAACAAGCGTCGAAAGTCCAGCGGCAGAAAGACCCGAACCCTGACACCGAACAACCCGTCGTTCTTCGCAACGATGTGTTCGACGTGGCCTACGACGAGGATACCGTTCTTTCGTCGTGGTGGGTGAAAGTCCCGGTCTACGACCCCGAGCGCGGGCAGGGGAACTCCATCTGGTGTCCTGCCCACGTCCCACACAAAGACGAACAACTCGTTCGCGAGGGCGACATTCGGGACAGCGAACTGGTGCGCCGTAATGGTGACTGGTACGTCCATCTCGTCGTCAAGCGGTCTGTGACCGTTCAAGACGAGTACGACGACGTGCTGGCCATCGATATGGGTGCACGCTGGATCGCCACTTGCTCGTTCCTCTCCGACCGGAAAACCACCTTCTATGGCGAGGAAGTCCGTTGTATCCGCGAACACTACAAGCAACTTCGCAAGTCCATCGGGAAGGCAAAACCCCGACAGGGAACGCAGGTTGTCGAACGAATCGGTGACGCCGAAGCTCGAAAAATAGGCGACCGCCTCCACAAGATTGCACGACAAATCGTGGAGGATGCCGAGGAACGGAACGCGGTGATCGTCGTGGGTGATCTTGGTGGTATCCGTAAGGACAACGACAAGGGGCGGTACGTCAACGACAAGACCCACAAGATGCCGTTCGCCCGACTGCTCAACTACATTGAGTACAAAGCCCACGGCGCAGGCATCAACGTACAGTTGGTTGAAGAATACGACACGTCAAATACGTGCAATCGCTGTGCTTGCGATGGTGTCCGAGAGACGCAGGGACGCTTTGAGTGTCCCGTGTGTGGATTGGACGATAGCGCGGACAAGAACGGTGCGCTGAACATCGGCAAACGAGCCTTGGGCAAGTTCTCGAAACCACTGTCCAAGGTGGGGGCTGTACTGGCACAGCCCGAAACGCAGGTCATCGTCCAACGTGACGACGAACCTGCGAACCTCTCCGTTTCCGTGGGTTCCACCCCCAGTGGGGGAACCCCACGGCTTTAG
- a CDS encoding helix-turn-helix domain-containing protein, protein MEQTYKYRVYPSEAVANEARRHIDICRQVYNHSLGQHRAAPNDEKPSYTTLQNRLPTWKKRWPECSDVYSKSLQMAVRRLFNSRKALRGLQSNGYGVGELKWKSPSEYSR, encoded by the coding sequence GTGGAGCAGACATACAAGTACCGAGTGTATCCTTCTGAAGCGGTAGCTAACGAAGCTCGGAGGCACATCGATATCTGTAGGCAGGTATATAATCACTCACTCGGTCAACATCGCGCTGCTCCCAATGATGAGAAGCCCTCGTACACTACCCTACAGAACCGTTTACCGACGTGGAAGAAACGATGGCCGGAATGCAGTGATGTGTACTCGAAAAGCCTCCAAATGGCTGTTCGGCGTCTGTTCAACAGCAGAAAGGCCCTCAGAGGGCTCCAGTCGAATGGCTATGGCGTTGGTGAGCTAAAATGGAAATCCCCGAGTGAATATAGCAGGTGA
- a CDS encoding 50S ribosomal protein L11 → MAGTIEVLVPGGQANPGPPLGPELGPTPVDVQAVVNEINEQTAAFDGTEVPVTVDYDDDGSFSIDVGVPPTAALIKDELGFDTGSGVPNEDFVADMSAEQLKTVAEQKLPDLLAYDVRNAAKEVAGTCVSLGVTIEGEDARTFNQRLDNGEFDDTFAQSEPAA, encoded by the coding sequence ATGGCTGGAACTATCGAAGTACTCGTCCCCGGTGGCCAGGCCAACCCCGGCCCGCCGCTCGGCCCGGAGCTCGGCCCGACCCCGGTGGACGTGCAGGCGGTCGTCAACGAGATCAACGAGCAGACGGCGGCGTTCGACGGGACGGAGGTCCCGGTCACCGTCGACTACGACGACGACGGCTCGTTCAGCATCGACGTCGGTGTCCCGCCGACGGCCGCGCTCATCAAGGACGAGCTCGGCTTCGACACCGGCTCCGGCGTCCCCAACGAGGACTTCGTCGCCGACATGTCCGCCGAGCAGCTGAAGACCGTCGCCGAACAGAAGCTCCCGGACCTGCTGGCCTACGACGTCCGCAACGCCGCCAAGGAGGTCGCGGGCACCTGCGTCTCCCTCGGCGTCACCATCGAGGGCGAGGACGCCCGCACGTTCAACCAGCGGCTCGACAACGGCGAGTTCGACGACACCTTCGCGCAGTCCGAGCCGGCGGCGTAA
- a CDS encoding thiol-disulfide oxidoreductase DCC family protein: MSSQSDAPGETETETEVDVPTDRPVLLFDGVCNLCTGSVQWIIERDPEGQFRFASLQSDAGQTLLAELGLPEEYIDSIVLVDGDDYYTQSTAALHVAKRLGLPYSALYPLVAVPELVRDSAYDVVANNRYRIFGKKDSCMMPSPEVQDRFLD, translated from the coding sequence GTGAGCAGCCAGTCCGACGCCCCCGGTGAAACAGAGACTGAAACCGAGGTCGACGTCCCGACCGATCGGCCAGTCCTGCTGTTCGACGGGGTCTGCAACCTCTGTACCGGGTCGGTCCAGTGGATCATCGAGCGTGACCCGGAGGGGCAGTTCCGGTTCGCGTCCCTGCAGTCCGACGCCGGCCAGACCCTCCTGGCAGAACTGGGGTTGCCGGAAGAGTACATCGATTCCATCGTCCTCGTGGACGGCGACGACTACTACACTCAGTCAACGGCCGCCCTCCACGTGGCGAAGCGGCTCGGGCTGCCGTACTCGGCGCTGTACCCGCTCGTGGCCGTCCCGGAACTCGTCCGCGATAGCGCCTACGACGTCGTCGCGAACAACCGGTATCGGATCTTCGGCAAGAAGGACTCCTGCATGATGCCGTCGCCGGAGGTCCAGGACCGATTTCTCGATTAG
- a CDS encoding CocE/NonD family hydrolase, which translates to MANNPRGRDGRGAPDDANGVSRRSLLKGASAAAATSVAFAAADSVAADPVVEEVSVEMSDGVTIRGRLFFPDDGSGDKADGQFPAVATFEPYRNGSDTVSGPPKPRGTDQLVEAGYIRAEFEVRGTGSSEGKFRLGDDRERLDYGELVYWLHDHAKTTGDVGLYGVSYRGLNQWMAATGVARVDRPEQPLQALFPIVTGVDGYRDVLWNGGMYDTVFATFWLGLVAGSPLAASALSLDEMDTVEWLDLNQDHIQGAFEGPLASIIGSHLGGEQAYRDLESSREPDLPNVVGQDIPAFTIQGWYDIFQPGNTLPYTQLQNLWADRDQFAPMDPDQPVTGRYQCVQGPYFHSSSFGDLEFGWARQWFDRFLKGERNGIDETDTPLHLYQVFGDRWVDAQTWPLPEYGDRFVETYYLQAGRTGTAPHSVNDGLLNPTPGGRETASDPLPWRLHNPCNQGTNEEGTFGLAPSTRCTESNHGFETGTLVYTTPPFSDDRNIAGPIAASLFASTQNTNTAWVTTLSVVAPDGSSTLISKGQLLGSFRGLDEDRSWYVDPEDSDPGYRPDFPPQAKTPDGVETDEGKLIRPYRGFTRAEEEPVEPGVVERYDITMDPVFARLPADHRLRLAIRTSSSWATPLAKDLDDVVGTYQVQRTADHPSHVNVPYVSGPLPESDTQWGRCEYNCGPP; encoded by the coding sequence ATGGCTAACAACCCACGTGGTCGTGACGGTCGAGGTGCTCCCGACGACGCGAACGGTGTGAGCCGGCGGTCGTTGCTGAAGGGTGCCAGCGCAGCGGCGGCGACGTCGGTGGCGTTCGCGGCGGCCGATTCCGTCGCCGCGGATCCGGTCGTCGAGGAAGTGTCCGTCGAGATGAGCGACGGCGTGACCATCAGGGGACGACTCTTCTTCCCCGACGACGGCAGCGGCGACAAGGCAGACGGCCAGTTCCCGGCGGTCGCGACGTTCGAACCGTATCGGAACGGCAGCGATACCGTGAGCGGCCCGCCGAAGCCCCGCGGGACCGACCAGCTCGTCGAGGCGGGGTACATCCGCGCCGAGTTCGAGGTCCGCGGCACCGGCAGCAGCGAGGGGAAGTTCAGGCTCGGCGACGACCGCGAGCGCCTGGACTACGGCGAACTCGTCTACTGGCTGCACGACCACGCGAAGACGACCGGCGACGTCGGCCTCTACGGCGTCTCCTACCGTGGGCTCAACCAGTGGATGGCCGCGACGGGCGTCGCACGGGTCGACCGGCCCGAACAGCCCCTGCAGGCGCTGTTCCCCATCGTCACCGGGGTCGACGGCTACCGCGACGTCCTCTGGAACGGCGGGATGTACGATACGGTCTTCGCGACGTTCTGGCTGGGCCTCGTCGCGGGGTCGCCGCTGGCGGCCAGCGCGCTGTCGCTCGACGAGATGGACACCGTCGAGTGGCTCGACCTCAACCAGGACCACATCCAGGGCGCCTTCGAGGGGCCGCTGGCGTCGATCATCGGCTCCCATCTCGGCGGCGAGCAGGCCTACCGCGACCTCGAGAGCTCCCGGGAGCCGGACCTCCCGAACGTTGTCGGCCAGGACATCCCCGCGTTCACCATCCAGGGGTGGTACGACATCTTCCAGCCCGGCAACACCCTCCCGTACACGCAACTGCAGAACCTCTGGGCCGACCGCGACCAGTTCGCCCCGATGGATCCCGACCAGCCCGTGACCGGCCGCTACCAGTGCGTCCAGGGGCCGTACTTCCACAGTTCGAGCTTCGGCGACCTGGAGTTCGGGTGGGCGCGGCAGTGGTTCGACCGCTTCCTGAAGGGCGAACGCAACGGTATCGACGAAACCGACACGCCCCTGCACCTCTACCAGGTGTTCGGCGACCGGTGGGTCGACGCCCAGACCTGGCCGCTCCCGGAATACGGCGATCGATTCGTCGAGACGTACTACCTCCAGGCCGGCCGGACCGGGACGGCGCCGCACTCGGTCAACGACGGCCTCCTCAACCCCACGCCGGGCGGCAGAGAAACAGCCAGCGACCCGCTCCCCTGGCGGCTCCACAACCCCTGCAACCAGGGCACCAACGAGGAGGGGACCTTCGGGCTCGCGCCCAGCACGCGGTGTACCGAGAGCAACCACGGGTTCGAGACGGGCACCCTCGTGTACACGACGCCGCCGTTCAGCGACGACCGGAACATCGCGGGCCCCATCGCGGCGAGTCTCTTCGCCAGCACCCAGAACACGAACACCGCCTGGGTCACCACCCTCAGCGTCGTCGCCCCCGACGGGAGTTCGACGCTCATCTCGAAGGGCCAACTGCTCGGTTCCTTCCGCGGCCTCGACGAGGACCGCTCCTGGTACGTCGATCCCGAGGACAGCGACCCCGGCTACCGCCCCGACTTCCCGCCGCAGGCGAAGACTCCAGACGGCGTCGAGACCGACGAGGGGAAGCTGATCCGGCCGTATCGCGGGTTCACGCGGGCCGAAGAGGAACCCGTCGAACCCGGCGTCGTCGAGCGCTACGACATCACGATGGACCCGGTGTTCGCCAGGCTCCCGGCCGACCACCGCCTCAGACTCGCCATCCGGACCTCGTCGTCGTGGGCGACGCCCCTGGCGAAGGACCTCGACGACGTCGTCGGCACCTACCAGGTCCAGCGGACCGCCGACCACCCCTCCCACGTCAACGTCCCCTACGTCTCCGGCCCGCTCCCCGAGAGCGACACGCAGTGGGGGCGCTGCGAGTACAACTGCGGGCCGCCGTGA
- a CDS encoding 50S ribosomal protein L1: MADSIQEAVSRAIEEAPERNFRETVDLAINLRDLDLDDPNNRVDESIVLPSGTGQDTRIVVFAEGETAIRAQDVADDVLDSDDLEDLGDDDNAAKDLADETNFFIAEASMMQDIGRYLGTVLGPRGKMPTPLQPDDDVVETVNRMKNTVQVRSRDRKTFHTRVGAEDMSADDISDNIDVILRRLFTDLEKGPQNIDAVYVKTTMGPAVEVPA, from the coding sequence ATGGCAGATTCGATACAGGAAGCAGTATCTCGCGCGATCGAGGAGGCCCCCGAGCGGAACTTCCGTGAGACGGTGGACCTCGCGATCAATCTGCGCGACCTAGACCTAGACGACCCCAACAACCGGGTAGACGAGAGTATCGTCCTACCGTCGGGTACGGGCCAGGACACGCGTATCGTCGTGTTCGCCGAGGGCGAGACCGCAATTCGCGCCCAGGACGTCGCCGACGACGTGCTGGACAGCGACGACCTCGAGGACCTCGGTGACGACGACAACGCGGCGAAAGACCTCGCTGATGAGACGAACTTCTTCATCGCGGAGGCCAGCATGATGCAGGACATCGGCCGCTACCTCGGGACCGTCCTCGGTCCCCGCGGGAAGATGCCGACGCCCCTGCAGCCCGACGACGACGTCGTCGAGACGGTCAACCGCATGAAGAACACCGTCCAGGTCCGGTCTCGTGACCGGAAGACGTTCCACACGCGCGTCGGCGCCGAGGACATGTCGGCCGACGACATCTCGGACAACATCGACGTCATCCTGCGCCGCCTGTTCACGGACCTCGAGAAGGGGCCCCAGAACATCGACGCGGTGTACGTGAAGACGACGATGGGTCCGGCCGTGGAGGTGCCCGCATGA